A single genomic interval of Lewinellaceae bacterium harbors:
- a CDS encoding threonylcarbamoyl-AMP synthase, which translates to MLLKINPENPERRKILHAVETLESGGVIIYPTDTVYALGCDINDSKAVDRICKLRGLDPHKAHLSLICLDISQVSEYSQQIDNQIFRLMKKHLPGPFTFVINSNNQVPKMFKNRKRTIGIRIPDNNICMALVEELGHPILTASLKSDDEILEYFTDPIDIYEDYKKLVDLVIDGGMGGNVPSTVVDCTGAEPLLLRQGTGMLEP; encoded by the coding sequence ATGTTACTGAAGATCAATCCGGAGAACCCGGAAAGGAGAAAAATCCTCCACGCTGTGGAAACCCTGGAAAGCGGGGGCGTCATCATTTACCCCACCGACACCGTCTATGCCCTGGGGTGCGACATCAACGACAGCAAGGCCGTAGACCGAATCTGCAAACTGCGCGGCCTGGACCCCCACAAGGCCCACCTGTCCTTGATCTGCCTCGACATCAGCCAGGTCTCCGAATACAGCCAGCAGATCGACAACCAGATTTTTCGCCTGATGAAAAAACACCTGCCCGGGCCCTTTACTTTTGTGATCAACTCCAATAACCAGGTGCCGAAAATGTTCAAGAACCGCAAACGCACCATCGGCATCCGCATCCCGGACAACAATATTTGCATGGCACTGGTCGAAGAACTGGGCCACCCCATCCTGACCGCATCCCTGAAATCCGACGATGAGATACTGGAATATTTTACCGATCCCATCGACATTTACGAGGATTATAAAAAACTCGTCGACCTGGTCATCGACGGCGGCATGGGCGGCAATGTGCCTTCAACTGTGGTTGACTGCACCGGCGCCGAGCCGCTCCTGCTGCGTCAGGGAACAGGCATGCTGGAGCCATAA
- a CDS encoding sigma 54-interacting transcriptional regulator, which yields MTDIQTLGELKKSGYKPRSIKEELRNNLIKKLHIKEKLFKGIIGFDETVLPDIERAVLSRHNILLLGLRGQAKTRIARMLVALMDEYVPIVAGSELNDDPLNPISRYAHDLIAEKGDDTPIEWIHRDTRYVEKLATPDVSVADLIGDVDPIKAASLKLPYSDERVIHFGLVPRAHRSIFVINELPDLQPRIQVSLFNILQEGDIQIRGFKLRLPLDIQFVFTANPEDYTNRGSIITPLKDRIESQILTHYPKTIDIARQITMQEARLAEEQRAAIEVPDLLQVLLEQIAFEARESEFIDEKSGVSARLTISGYENLVSTAERRMLLNQEKKARARIIDFWGVVPSVTGKVELVYEGEQEGPYQVAISLLSRAVKKAFLDHFPNPDKLKKGREKDPYGTIRAWFSGGNDLDLLNDCTEKDFHKALDHVAGLRKMVESQVEAKGDDLYTYMELALHGLAEFNVINKEVLESSFSFRDLLANMLDDDLFEDDDDYDN from the coding sequence ATGACGGATATCCAGACTTTAGGAGAACTCAAGAAAAGCGGTTACAAACCCCGGTCCATCAAGGAGGAACTGCGCAACAACCTCATAAAAAAATTACACATCAAGGAGAAGTTGTTCAAAGGCATCATTGGCTTTGACGAAACGGTCCTGCCAGACATCGAGCGGGCCGTGCTCTCCCGCCACAACATTTTGCTGTTGGGCCTCAGGGGGCAGGCCAAGACCCGCATCGCCCGCATGCTGGTGGCGCTGATGGACGAATACGTGCCGATTGTGGCCGGCAGCGAGCTCAACGACGACCCGCTGAACCCGATCTCCCGTTATGCCCACGACCTGATCGCCGAAAAAGGCGACGATACGCCCATCGAGTGGATTCACCGGGATACCCGTTATGTGGAAAAGCTGGCCACTCCCGACGTGAGCGTGGCCGACCTGATCGGCGATGTAGACCCCATCAAGGCGGCTAGCCTGAAATTGCCTTACTCGGACGAGCGCGTGATCCACTTCGGCCTGGTGCCCCGGGCGCACCGCAGCATATTCGTCATCAACGAATTGCCCGACCTGCAGCCGCGCATTCAGGTTTCGCTGTTCAACATCCTGCAGGAAGGCGACATCCAGATCCGGGGCTTCAAGCTGCGCCTGCCGCTCGACATACAGTTCGTCTTCACGGCCAACCCGGAAGATTACACCAACCGGGGCAGCATCATCACCCCGCTGAAGGACCGGATCGAGAGCCAGATTCTGACCCACTATCCCAAGACCATCGATATCGCCCGGCAGATCACCATGCAGGAAGCCAGGCTGGCGGAGGAGCAACGCGCCGCCATCGAAGTGCCGGACCTGCTGCAGGTGCTGCTCGAACAAATAGCCTTCGAGGCCCGCGAAAGCGAGTTCATCGACGAAAAGAGCGGCGTTTCGGCCCGCCTGACCATCTCCGGTTATGAGAACCTGGTCAGCACCGCCGAGCGCCGGATGCTGCTCAACCAGGAAAAAAAGGCCCGTGCCCGCATCATCGACTTCTGGGGAGTGGTGCCTTCGGTTACCGGCAAGGTCGAACTGGTCTACGAGGGCGAACAGGAGGGCCCTTATCAAGTGGCCATTTCCCTGTTGAGCAGGGCCGTCAAGAAGGCTTTCCTCGACCACTTTCCCAACCCGGACAAGCTCAAGAAAGGCCGGGAAAAGGACCCCTACGGGACCATCCGCGCCTGGTTCTCCGGAGGCAACGACCTGGACCTGCTCAACGATTGCACCGAAAAGGACTTCCACAAAGCGCTCGACCACGTCGCCGGCCTGCGCAAAATGGTGGAAAGCCAGGTAGAGGCCAAGGGAGACGACCTGTATACTTATATGGAACTGGCGCTGCACGGCCTGGCCGAATTCAACGTCATCAACAAAGAGGTGCTGGAATCCAGCTTTTCCTTCCGGGATTTGCTGGCCAATATGCTCGACGACGATCTTTTCGAAGACGATGATGATTATGATAATTGA